One stretch of Amycolatopsis sp. NBC_00345 DNA includes these proteins:
- a CDS encoding short-chain fatty acyl-CoA regulator family protein, with protein MDKTFAGARLRHLRESRSMSQADLARVLEISPSYLNQIEHNSRPLTVPVLMRITQAFGVDTEFFANNDTSRLVADVKEALLDEVLGVDVTIGELNDLATNLPSIAQALVKLHRSYRNAVESTAALTTENGLGLHGSAAAALPHEEVRDFFYERENYVAELDERAERMAAEIPLRRGAVLGSLKDRLWQRYGVDVTAEGIDESAGQQHRYEPATRVLRLAPSLRVGQQAFRMASQIALLEYDDLITDLADSWAFSGPAARTLARVGLANYFAGALILPYGSFLATAEKFRYDIERLCDHYGVGFETACHRLSTLQRPKQRGVPFSFVRVDRAGNMSKRQSAAGFHFSRVGGACPLWNIYEAFTSPGKILTQIAALPDGKRYFWVARTVSRNIGGYGSPGKTFTVGLGCELRHAGRLVYSTGLDLDEPAAATPIGMGCKVCERPACTQRAFPAIGKPLTVDENTSTFVPYPAVPKV; from the coding sequence ATGGACAAAACTTTCGCCGGGGCGCGGCTACGGCACTTGCGCGAGAGCCGCTCGATGAGCCAGGCCGACCTCGCCCGTGTGCTGGAGATCTCACCGAGCTACCTCAACCAGATCGAGCACAACTCACGCCCGCTGACCGTGCCCGTGCTGATGCGGATCACCCAGGCGTTCGGCGTCGACACAGAGTTCTTCGCCAACAACGACACCTCGCGCCTGGTCGCCGACGTCAAAGAGGCCCTGCTCGACGAGGTCCTCGGCGTGGACGTCACCATCGGCGAGCTGAACGACCTCGCCACGAACCTGCCGTCCATCGCCCAGGCGCTGGTCAAGCTGCACCGCAGCTACCGCAACGCCGTGGAGAGCACTGCGGCGCTGACCACGGAAAACGGCCTGGGCCTGCACGGCAGCGCCGCCGCGGCGTTGCCGCACGAGGAGGTGCGGGACTTCTTCTACGAGCGCGAGAACTACGTCGCCGAGCTGGACGAGCGCGCCGAGCGCATGGCCGCCGAGATCCCGCTGCGCCGCGGCGCCGTCCTCGGCTCGCTGAAGGATCGCCTCTGGCAGCGCTACGGCGTGGACGTCACCGCCGAGGGGATCGACGAATCCGCAGGTCAGCAGCATCGTTACGAGCCGGCGACACGGGTGCTGCGGCTCGCGCCGAGCCTGCGCGTCGGGCAGCAGGCGTTCCGGATGGCGTCGCAGATCGCCCTGCTCGAGTACGACGACCTGATCACGGACCTGGCCGACTCGTGGGCGTTCTCCGGCCCGGCGGCGCGGACGCTCGCCCGCGTCGGCCTGGCGAACTACTTCGCCGGCGCGCTGATCCTGCCGTATGGCTCTTTTCTGGCGACGGCCGAGAAGTTCCGCTACGACATCGAACGCCTCTGCGACCACTACGGCGTCGGCTTCGAGACGGCGTGCCACCGGCTGTCGACGCTGCAACGGCCGAAGCAGCGTGGCGTGCCGTTCTCGTTCGTGCGCGTGGACCGGGCCGGGAACATGTCCAAGCGGCAGTCGGCGGCCGGCTTCCACTTCTCGCGTGTGGGCGGCGCGTGCCCGCTGTGGAACATCTACGAGGCGTTCACCTCGCCTGGCAAGATCCTGACACAGATCGCCGCCCTCCCCGACGGGAAGCGGTACTTCTGGGTCGCGCGAACCGTCTCCCGCAACATCGGCGGCTACGGCAGCCCGGGCAAGACGTTCACCGTCGGCCTCGGCTGCGAACTGCGCCACGCCGGCCGGCTCGTCTACTCCACCGGCCTCGACCTGGACGAACCCGCCGCCGCGACGCCGATCGGCATGGGCTGCAAAGTCTGCGAACGCCCGGCCTGCACGCAGCGCGCGTTCCCGGCGATCGGCAAGCCGCTGACCGTCGACGAGAACACGAGCACGTTCGTCCCGTACCCGGCGGTGCCCAAAGTCTGA
- the aceA gene encoding isocitrate lyase yields the protein MTEQAKQLEQAAAGLAEQWKTDPRWAGVQRTYSAADVVKLRGSVVEEHTLARRGAEKLWNLLHTEDYVHSLGALTGNQAVQQVRAGLKAIYLSGWQVAADANLSGQTYPDQSLYPANSVPAVVRRINNALGRADQITWAEGSTDIDWFAPIVADAEAGFGGPLNAFELMKGMIAAGAAGVHWEDQLASEKKCGHLGGKVLIPTKQHERTLNAARLAADVFDVPSLIVARTDAQAATLLTSDVDERDRQFLTGGRTAEGFYEVTNGIDPCIERGLAYAQYADLLWMETSKPDLEVARKYAEAIKAKFPDQMLAYNCSPSFNWKKHLDDATIAKFQRELGHMGYKFQFITLAGFHALNYSMFDLAHGYARDGMTAYVDLQEREFASEERGYTATKHQREVGTGWFDLVATALNPESSTTALKGSTEEAQF from the coding sequence ATGACCGAGCAGGCCAAGCAGCTCGAGCAGGCGGCGGCCGGACTGGCCGAGCAGTGGAAGACCGACCCCCGCTGGGCGGGCGTCCAGCGGACCTACTCCGCCGCCGACGTGGTGAAGCTGCGCGGCAGCGTCGTCGAGGAGCACACGCTCGCTCGCCGCGGCGCGGAGAAACTGTGGAATCTCCTGCACACCGAGGACTACGTCCACTCGCTCGGCGCCCTCACCGGCAACCAGGCCGTGCAGCAGGTGCGCGCCGGCCTCAAGGCCATCTACCTGTCCGGCTGGCAGGTCGCGGCCGACGCCAACCTGTCCGGCCAGACCTACCCGGACCAGAGCCTCTACCCGGCCAACTCGGTGCCCGCGGTCGTCCGCCGGATCAACAACGCGCTGGGCCGCGCCGACCAGATCACCTGGGCCGAGGGCAGCACCGACATCGACTGGTTCGCGCCGATCGTCGCCGACGCCGAGGCCGGCTTCGGCGGTCCGCTCAACGCGTTCGAGCTGATGAAGGGCATGATCGCGGCCGGCGCCGCGGGCGTGCACTGGGAGGACCAGCTCGCGTCCGAGAAGAAGTGCGGCCACCTCGGCGGCAAGGTGCTGATCCCGACCAAGCAGCACGAGCGCACGCTGAACGCCGCCCGCCTCGCCGCGGACGTGTTCGACGTGCCGTCGCTGATCGTCGCCCGCACCGACGCGCAGGCCGCGACGCTGCTGACCAGCGACGTCGACGAGCGCGACCGCCAGTTCCTCACCGGCGGCCGCACCGCGGAGGGCTTCTACGAGGTCACCAACGGCATCGACCCGTGCATCGAGCGTGGCCTGGCCTACGCGCAGTACGCCGACCTGCTCTGGATGGAGACCTCCAAGCCGGACCTCGAGGTGGCGCGCAAGTACGCCGAGGCCATCAAGGCGAAGTTCCCGGACCAGATGCTGGCCTACAACTGCTCGCCGTCGTTCAACTGGAAGAAGCACCTGGACGACGCGACCATCGCGAAGTTCCAGCGCGAACTCGGCCACATGGGCTACAAGTTCCAGTTCATCACGCTGGCCGGCTTCCACGCGCTGAACTACTCGATGTTCGACCTGGCCCACGGCTACGCCCGCGACGGCATGACCGCCTACGTCGACCTGCAGGAGCGCGAATTCGCCTCCGAGGAGCGCGGTTACACCGCCACGAAGCACCAGCGTGAGGTCGGCACCGGCTGGTTCGACCTGGTCGCCACGGCGCTGAACCCGGAGAGCTCGACCACGGCGCTCAAGGGCTCCACCGAGGAAGCGCAGTTCTGA
- the aceB gene encoding malate synthase A, which produces MADKLNYRIEVTGPAGDRFAEILTPAALDFVAKLDNTFAGRRRELLDERRRRRERLQTGEEQLDFLPETRRVRDDESWQIAPPAPGLEDRRVEITGPTDRKMTVNALNSGAKVWLADFEDATSPTWHNVVDGQLNLFDAIRRNIDFTTGAGKRYTIGEEPATIVARPRGWHLVEKHIRIDGRPVSASLVDFGLYFFHNARQLLARGSGPYFYLPKLESHVEARLWNDVFLLAQQELGIPRGTIRATVLIETITAAFEMDEILYELREHVAGLNAGRWDYIFSVIKNFSSHGADFVLPDRAQVTMTVPFMRAYTELLVRTCHRRGAHAIGGMAAFIPSKDPDTNEIALQKVRQDKEREAGDGFDGSWVAHPGLVPVCREVFDGALGGWPNQLGKLREDVSVSAEDLLDVASAGGEVTEAGVRANINVALRYVDSWLRGTGAAAIHNLMEDAATAEIARCQVWQWIRNGTKLEDGTALTRELAAEFLEDELTKVRADLGPDSRLADAHAIFTETALGEKLPSFLTTGAYARYLTDAR; this is translated from the coding sequence ATGGCCGACAAGCTGAACTACCGCATCGAGGTCACCGGGCCCGCCGGTGACCGGTTCGCCGAGATCCTGACCCCGGCCGCGCTGGACTTCGTGGCCAAGCTCGACAACACCTTCGCCGGCCGTCGCCGCGAGCTGCTCGACGAGCGCCGCCGCCGTCGCGAGCGTCTGCAGACGGGCGAGGAGCAGCTGGACTTCCTGCCGGAGACCCGCCGCGTCCGCGACGACGAGAGCTGGCAGATCGCGCCGCCGGCCCCCGGGCTCGAGGACCGCCGCGTCGAGATCACCGGCCCGACCGACCGCAAGATGACGGTGAACGCGCTGAACTCCGGTGCGAAGGTGTGGCTCGCCGACTTCGAGGACGCGACGTCGCCCACCTGGCACAACGTCGTCGACGGCCAGCTGAACCTGTTCGACGCCATCCGCCGCAACATCGACTTCACCACCGGCGCCGGCAAGCGCTACACGATCGGCGAAGAGCCGGCCACGATCGTCGCCCGCCCGCGCGGCTGGCACCTGGTGGAGAAGCACATCCGCATCGACGGCCGCCCCGTTTCGGCGAGCCTCGTCGACTTCGGGCTGTACTTCTTCCACAACGCGCGCCAGCTGCTCGCCCGCGGCAGCGGCCCGTACTTCTACCTGCCGAAGCTGGAGAGCCACGTCGAGGCGCGGCTGTGGAACGACGTTTTCCTGCTGGCGCAGCAGGAGCTGGGCATCCCGCGCGGCACGATCCGCGCCACCGTGCTGATCGAGACGATCACCGCGGCGTTCGAGATGGACGAGATCCTCTACGAGCTGCGCGAGCACGTGGCCGGGCTGAACGCCGGCCGCTGGGACTACATCTTCAGCGTCATCAAGAACTTCTCCTCGCACGGCGCCGACTTCGTGCTGCCGGACCGCGCACAGGTGACGATGACGGTCCCCTTCATGCGCGCCTACACCGAGCTGCTCGTGCGCACCTGCCACCGTCGTGGCGCTCACGCGATCGGCGGAATGGCGGCGTTCATTCCGAGTAAGGATCCTGACACCAACGAGATCGCGCTGCAGAAGGTCCGCCAGGACAAGGAGCGCGAGGCCGGCGACGGCTTCGACGGCTCGTGGGTCGCGCACCCCGGCCTGGTCCCGGTCTGCCGCGAGGTGTTCGACGGCGCGCTCGGCGGCTGGCCCAACCAGCTCGGCAAGCTGCGCGAGGACGTTTCCGTGTCCGCCGAAGACCTGCTGGACGTCGCCAGCGCCGGCGGCGAGGTGACCGAGGCGGGTGTGCGCGCGAACATCAACGTCGCGCTGCGCTATGTCGACTCGTGGCTGCGCGGCACCGGCGCCGCGGCGATCCACAACCTCATGGAGGACGCCGCGACGGCCGAGATCGCGCGTTGCCAGGTGTGGCAGTGGATCCGCAACGGCACGAAGCTCGAGGACGGCACCGCGCTGACCCGGGAGCTGGCCGCCGAGTTCCTGGAGGACGAGCTGACGAAGGTCCGCGCGGACCTCGGACCGGACAGCCGCCTCGCCGACGCCCACGCGATCTTCACCGAGACCGCACTCGGCGAGAAGCTGCCGAGCTTCCTCACGACGGGCGCCTACGCCCGTTACCTCACCGACGCCCGGTGA
- a CDS encoding TetR/AcrR family transcriptional regulator produces MDTAEATERLLAAAEDLFYAHGVQTVGMDAVRTRSGVSLKRLYQVFPSKDDLVTAYLLKRDERWRRSLRDFVHARDDDPLTVFDWLHEWFSEPGFRGCAFVNSFGEFGEPAPGVATAIRKHKDEVRAYLRGLVPSPMLADQLFSLMEGATVLAAITGDAGEAHTARAAAETLVNSQS; encoded by the coding sequence GTGGACACGGCGGAAGCCACCGAAAGGCTGCTCGCGGCAGCCGAAGACCTCTTCTACGCCCACGGCGTGCAAACCGTGGGCATGGACGCCGTGCGCACGCGGTCCGGCGTCTCGCTCAAGCGGCTCTACCAGGTGTTCCCCTCGAAGGACGACCTGGTCACTGCCTACCTGCTCAAGCGCGACGAACGCTGGCGACGGTCCTTGCGCGACTTCGTCCACGCCCGCGACGACGATCCGTTGACCGTCTTCGACTGGCTGCACGAGTGGTTCAGCGAGCCGGGCTTCCGGGGCTGCGCGTTTGTCAACTCGTTCGGCGAATTCGGCGAACCCGCCCCCGGCGTCGCGACGGCCATCCGGAAGCACAAGGACGAGGTGCGGGCCTACCTGCGCGGCCTCGTCCCGTCGCCGATGCTCGCCGACCAGCTCTTCTCCCTCATGGAGGGCGCCACGGTCCTCGCCGCGATCACGGGTGACGCCGGCGAAGCGCACACCGCCCGCGCCGCCGCGGAGACGCTGGTGAACAGCCAGAGCTGA
- a CDS encoding nuclear transport factor 2 family protein: MAPRPPFPPFDENTAQQKVQAAENAWNTRDPEKVSLAYTEDSVWRNRDQHVVGRAQIVEFLSAKWARELDYALRKELWGFRDNRIAVRFQYESRDASGQWFRSYGNELWEFSDEGLMRRREASINDRPIAESERRIFGPRPESEHGLEFPVF; the protein is encoded by the coding sequence ATGGCACCGCGTCCGCCGTTTCCGCCGTTCGACGAGAACACTGCCCAACAGAAGGTCCAGGCCGCCGAGAACGCCTGGAACACGCGTGACCCCGAGAAGGTCTCGCTCGCTTACACCGAGGACTCCGTGTGGCGAAACCGCGATCAGCACGTCGTCGGCCGCGCGCAGATCGTCGAGTTCCTCAGCGCGAAATGGGCGCGCGAGCTGGACTACGCGCTGCGCAAGGAGCTGTGGGGCTTCCGCGACAACCGCATCGCCGTGCGTTTCCAGTACGAGTCGCGCGACGCGTCGGGGCAGTGGTTCCGCAGCTACGGCAACGAGCTGTGGGAGTTCAGTGACGAGGGCCTGATGCGCCGCCGCGAGGCGAGCATCAACGACCGGCCGATCGCGGAGAGCGAACGGCGGATTTTCGGCCCCCGCCCGGAATCCGAGCATGGTCTGGAGTTCCCCGTCTTCTGA